One stretch of Mesotoga infera DNA includes these proteins:
- the ligA gene encoding NAD-dependent DNA ligase LigA, giving the protein MISFEEAKRRIEELRKEIDHHAHKYYVLDDPEISDVEYDRLMEELTELEDQYPELKTPDSPTVRVGLRPIDSFKEVVHEYRLFSLDNTYSEQEVTQFDKRIREALNVDSVQYVCELKIDGLSISLTYEGGLLLRGATRGNGFVGEDVTENIKAIKSIPLRLRKDLSIELRGEVYLPKDVFNELNKVRAESNLQLFANPRNAAAGTLRQLDPREVSKRKLSAFFYQIVEPERFGLKSQSEQLDFLRAIGMKVEPNFEVADGTEEVIEFWRKWSGLKSSLNYAVDGTVVKVEDLHLQQELGYTTKAPRWAIAFKFPAEQATTKLMGVTLGVGRLGTITPVAELEPIQLAGTTVKRASMHNFDFVREKDIRIFDTVIVEKAGEIIPQIVKSIPEKRTGAELEINPPPQCPVCGGRVGKERAEDVALKCLNLACPAKLSRRIQFFCSRDGMDIEGLGEKLVERIVEAGLVKNPSDLYKLSEDDLLNLGEGIGEKTAAKIIEAIEKSRTNPLFNLIAGLGIPGVGSKLARDLSNYFGSLQAIISASEKELKEVSGIGEQLASDIRKYLNESDVREEIEELMKYVNTQEKSVGGVKPLRGLKFAVTGTLPGYSRKEIQEKIIELGGETVSSVSKNTDYLLVGENPGSKEGKARSLGIKIISEKEFEEMVKS; this is encoded by the coding sequence GTGATTTCATTTGAAGAAGCAAAGAGGAGAATCGAGGAGCTGAGAAAAGAGATCGACCACCATGCTCATAAGTACTACGTTCTCGATGATCCAGAGATATCTGATGTTGAATACGATCGTCTAATGGAGGAGCTTACTGAACTTGAAGATCAATACCCTGAACTGAAGACTCCCGATTCGCCAACTGTACGGGTTGGTTTGAGACCAATTGATTCCTTCAAGGAGGTAGTTCATGAGTATAGGCTCTTCTCCCTGGACAACACCTACTCGGAGCAGGAGGTAACTCAGTTCGACAAAAGGATCAGAGAGGCACTGAACGTCGATTCGGTGCAGTATGTTTGTGAACTCAAAATCGATGGACTTTCTATCTCTCTGACGTACGAAGGCGGTTTGCTTCTGAGAGGAGCGACGAGAGGAAACGGCTTCGTGGGAGAGGATGTCACCGAGAACATCAAAGCTATCAAATCTATCCCCCTCAGGCTGAGGAAGGACCTCTCGATAGAATTGAGGGGAGAGGTGTATTTGCCAAAGGATGTCTTTAACGAACTAAACAAAGTTCGCGCAGAGAGTAATCTTCAGTTGTTTGCAAATCCTCGAAACGCCGCCGCTGGAACTCTCAGGCAGCTCGATCCAAGGGAAGTATCAAAACGAAAGCTAAGTGCGTTTTTCTATCAGATTGTTGAACCTGAGAGGTTTGGACTGAAAAGCCAGAGTGAGCAACTTGATTTTCTTAGGGCGATTGGGATGAAAGTTGAGCCGAATTTCGAGGTGGCAGATGGCACAGAAGAAGTTATCGAATTCTGGAGGAAATGGTCCGGATTGAAATCCAGTTTGAATTATGCAGTAGACGGAACGGTCGTGAAAGTGGAAGATCTTCACTTGCAGCAAGAGCTGGGGTACACTACGAAGGCTCCCAGGTGGGCTATAGCCTTCAAGTTCCCTGCCGAGCAAGCTACGACGAAGCTGATGGGTGTGACTCTCGGAGTAGGGAGGCTTGGCACGATAACGCCAGTAGCTGAACTAGAGCCGATTCAGCTGGCCGGAACCACCGTGAAAAGGGCAAGTATGCATAATTTCGACTTTGTCCGTGAAAAGGATATAAGAATCTTTGACACAGTCATTGTAGAAAAAGCGGGCGAAATCATTCCGCAGATAGTGAAAAGTATTCCAGAAAAGAGAACCGGCGCTGAGCTAGAAATCAATCCCCCTCCGCAATGCCCGGTCTGCGGCGGACGTGTCGGAAAAGAGAGAGCTGAGGACGTAGCGCTGAAATGTCTGAATCTTGCCTGCCCTGCGAAACTTAGCAGAAGGATACAGTTTTTCTGCTCCAGAGACGGAATGGATATTGAAGGGCTTGGAGAAAAACTCGTGGAAAGGATAGTCGAAGCCGGTCTTGTGAAGAATCCTTCCGATCTTTACAAACTGAGTGAAGACGATCTCCTCAATCTGGGAGAGGGAATCGGCGAAAAGACGGCTGCCAAAATCATCGAAGCCATCGAGAAGAGCAGGACAAATCCTCTTTTCAATCTCATTGCTGGACTCGGAATCCCCGGTGTAGGATCGAAGCTTGCAAGAGATCTCTCAAACTACTTTGGAAGTCTACAGGCAATAATCTCTGCAAGCGAAAAGGAATTGAAGGAAGTCTCGGGTATCGGTGAACAGCTTGCTTCAGACATAAGAAAGTACTTGAATGAGTCTGATGTGAGAGAAGAGATTGAGGAACTAATGAAATATGTGAATACACAAGAGAAAAGCGTAGGCGGAGTCAAACCCTTAAGAGGATTGAAGTTTGCTGTTACTGGCACCCTTCCCGGCTATTCTAGAAAGGAAATACAGGAAAAGATAATTGAACTTGGTGGAGAGACTGTTTCGAGTGTTTCGAAAAATACCGATTACCTTCTTGTGGGTGAGAATCCCGGTTCAAAAGAGGGAAAGGCCCGCTCGCTCGGAATAAAGATAATTAGTGAGAAGGAGTTTGAGGAGATGGTTAAGTCTTGA
- a CDS encoding cysteine desulfurase, giving the protein MRYFDNNATTQMERDLAKLMASLCEEEYANPNSMHSFGVKQARRHEEARERVAHCLSVDPREIFFTSCATETINWILRSSIFFRGKRKKIVTTSIEHKAVLNTLRDLKTISNIEYREVAPESGGIVSVDKLLSEVDDETFLVSVMAANNVTGSIQPYEEIGMALRGRAVLYHVDAVQTIGKIPFNLQKGFCDYASFSAHKFHGPKGVGIAYVKRGSPIKPFITGGGQERGMRAGTQNVPGALVASIAMQRAIENMETSSRRLRDFQQQIVKSVKALGGVVNTPEDSISNTVNVSFAGIRSEVLVNALSQEDVYLGTSSACSSRSDGGQYVLDEMGVDPSLASCSIRISMSRFTTKEDVAILIEKLKKTVPLLKF; this is encoded by the coding sequence ATCCGTTATTTCGACAACAATGCCACTACTCAGATGGAAAGAGATCTTGCCAAACTTATGGCGAGTCTGTGCGAGGAAGAATATGCAAATCCCAATTCAATGCATTCTTTTGGTGTGAAACAAGCTCGCCGCCATGAAGAAGCCAGAGAGAGAGTGGCGCATTGTCTCTCGGTCGATCCCAGAGAGATATTCTTCACTTCATGTGCGACTGAGACGATAAACTGGATTCTCAGGTCCAGTATTTTCTTCAGGGGCAAGAGGAAGAAGATTGTCACAACTTCAATTGAACATAAGGCTGTTCTAAATACTCTTAGAGATCTGAAGACAATTTCGAACATTGAGTATCGTGAGGTTGCACCGGAAAGCGGTGGCATTGTGAGCGTCGACAAGCTCCTCAGTGAGGTTGATGATGAGACTTTTCTTGTCTCTGTCATGGCTGCAAACAACGTAACCGGTTCGATTCAGCCCTATGAAGAGATTGGTATGGCTTTGAGAGGAAGAGCCGTTCTCTACCATGTAGATGCAGTTCAGACGATAGGTAAGATACCCTTCAATTTACAGAAAGGCTTCTGTGATTATGCTTCATTTTCTGCCCACAAGTTTCATGGTCCAAAGGGTGTCGGAATAGCATACGTGAAACGCGGATCGCCAATCAAGCCCTTTATAACTGGTGGAGGACAGGAGAGGGGTATGCGCGCGGGGACTCAGAACGTGCCGGGTGCTCTGGTTGCATCGATAGCGATGCAGAGAGCAATTGAAAATATGGAAACGTCATCAAGAAGACTTAGAGATTTCCAGCAACAGATTGTTAAGAGCGTGAAAGCTCTTGGCGGAGTTGTGAATACTCCTGAAGATTCAATCTCAAACACAGTTAATGTATCTTTTGCAGGTATTAGGTCGGAGGTTCTGGTTAATGCTCTCTCCCAGGAAGATGTCTATCTAGGGACTTCTTCGGCGTGTTCTTCCAGAAGCGATGGAGGTCAATACGTCCTTGATGAAATGGGAGTTGATCCTTCTCTTGCCTCCTGCTCGATCAGAATAAGCATGTCAAGATTTACCACGAAGGAAGATGTGGCGATTCTAATAGAAAAACTGAAGAAAACGGTTCCTCTTTTGAAATTTTAG
- a CDS encoding YicC family protein, with product MLRSMTGYARVEKTLCGVNAFVELKTVNSKYLNVDINIGDAFSELEMNVNRLIKGNLKRGTVKARIDISLVDSDDLLQPDFGIASSIYNSLRSIRERYGLAGEVSVDSMARFKEIFKSRPSEDLAEKIWNVIEGLLIEAVEQLNIDREREGQNMSLALNEYLDRLEIVAEELQANSEDMVLYYRDFLKRKLEQLSDGQLDDNRLEQEVALLAEKADISEEIVRLISHIESFRSVMQSDRESGVQLDFICQEMHRELSTIASKSKKLAITNLSVEGRTLVNKLREQVQNIE from the coding sequence TTGCTCAGAAGTATGACCGGATATGCGAGGGTCGAAAAAACACTGTGCGGAGTAAATGCTTTCGTCGAGTTGAAAACGGTAAATTCGAAGTACTTGAATGTTGATATAAATATCGGGGATGCTTTCTCCGAGCTTGAAATGAATGTCAACAGATTAATAAAAGGAAATCTCAAGCGTGGAACTGTGAAGGCCAGAATCGATATATCTCTGGTAGACAGTGATGACCTTCTTCAACCTGACTTTGGAATAGCCTCCTCAATCTACAATTCTCTGAGATCGATAAGAGAGCGTTACGGACTCGCCGGAGAAGTCTCCGTAGATTCAATGGCCAGATTCAAGGAGATATTCAAGAGCAGGCCATCGGAAGACCTTGCAGAAAAGATATGGAATGTTATAGAAGGGCTCCTGATTGAAGCTGTGGAACAACTGAACATTGACAGGGAAAGGGAAGGACAGAACATGTCTCTCGCTTTGAACGAGTATCTTGATAGGCTCGAGATCGTTGCGGAAGAGCTCCAGGCCAATTCCGAGGACATGGTTCTGTACTATCGAGATTTCCTGAAGAGGAAACTGGAGCAGCTTTCCGACGGTCAGCTCGATGACAACAGGTTGGAACAGGAAGTAGCGCTTCTTGCAGAAAAGGCAGATATTTCGGAGGAAATAGTCAGACTGATCTCTCATATCGAGTCCTTCAGAAGTGTTATGCAATCTGACAGAGAGAGTGGGGTGCAGCTTGATTTCATCTGTCAGGAGATGCACCGCGAACTGTCCACGATTGCATCCAAATCGAAAAAACTGGCGATTACTAACCTCTCTGTCGAGGGAAGAACGCTGGTAAACAAACTGAGGGAACAAGTTCAGAACATAGAGTAG
- a CDS encoding DUF370 domain-containing protein translates to MYGLINVGFGNVIIGDRVIAIVNPESAPLKRLKEVAKDEGKLIDATYGRKTRAIVITDSNHIILSAIQPETIASRFMQTFSDIEKLLEDIRVSGQNFEE, encoded by the coding sequence TTGTACGGACTCATAAACGTCGGGTTCGGTAATGTTATTATCGGTGATAGAGTTATTGCAATTGTGAATCCCGAATCCGCACCACTAAAAAGGTTGAAGGAAGTGGCCAAGGACGAAGGAAAGCTAATCGATGCCACATATGGCAGGAAGACTAGAGCAATAGTTATCACTGACAGTAATCATATTATCTTATCTGCAATTCAGCCTGAGACTATCGCCTCTAGATTTATGCAGACATTCAGCGACATTGAAAAGCTGCTGGAAGATATCAGGGTATCTGGACAGAATTTTGAAGAATGA
- a CDS encoding guanylate kinase, whose amino-acid sequence MKGIVFVMSGPSGAGKTSILKEVLNRIENLDFSVSYATRERRPAEIDGKDYIFVSEAEFGKLLEENEFLEWAKVHGNYYGTSRNQVKKSVDSDRDILLDVDIQGAMSVMNALEDAVYIFVAPPSYGELIRRLESRGTENIESLKMRLEDAKWELEQVKHFQYLVVNDNLNHSVSQFEAIITAERLRVDRIVNEKGERFLFEEKTR is encoded by the coding sequence ATGAAAGGTATAGTCTTTGTGATGAGTGGTCCTTCGGGGGCCGGAAAGACCTCGATACTCAAAGAAGTACTTAATCGCATTGAAAATCTTGATTTCTCCGTGTCATATGCCACAAGAGAGAGACGTCCGGCGGAGATCGACGGCAAAGACTACATATTTGTTTCCGAAGCTGAATTCGGTAAGCTCTTGGAAGAGAATGAATTTCTTGAATGGGCAAAGGTTCATGGAAATTATTATGGAACGTCGAGAAATCAAGTGAAAAAAAGCGTGGATTCTGATAGAGACATACTTCTTGACGTGGATATTCAGGGAGCAATGTCAGTAATGAATGCACTGGAGGACGCCGTTTATATCTTTGTTGCTCCACCATCATACGGAGAGCTGATTCGGCGCCTCGAGTCGAGAGGAACAGAAAATATCGAATCTCTGAAAATGAGGTTGGAAGATGCGAAGTGGGAATTGGAACAGGTTAAACACTTTCAGTATCTTGTTGTTAACGATAATTTAAACCACTCGGTAAGTCAATTTGAGGCAATAATTACCGCCGAAAGGCTTCGAGTTGATAGAATTGTGAATGAAAAGGGAGAAAGATTCCTGTTTGAGGAGAAGACTAGATGA
- a CDS encoding DNA-directed RNA polymerase subunit omega produces the protein MIINYDLLLKRIRHKYAIPVAAAKRAEDLEDFGRPKLDPATVKASGDKITIALKELEEGYIRIRNEEMLMILVPKVK, from the coding sequence ATGATTATCAATTATGATCTGCTTTTGAAGAGAATTAGGCACAAGTATGCGATTCCAGTGGCTGCAGCTAAGAGGGCCGAAGATCTGGAGGATTTTGGACGTCCGAAACTGGATCCGGCGACAGTTAAAGCTTCCGGCGATAAGATCACTATTGCTTTGAAGGAGTTGGAAGAAGGTTACATCAGGATTAGAAATGAAGAGATGCTGATGATTCTGGTCCCGAAAGTAAAGTAA
- the rpmG gene encoding 50S ribosomal protein L33 has protein sequence MAKKTKGNKVLVTLKCSECGTRNYYRFKNRQKKYKLDSSKYCPKCRKHTEHKESK, from the coding sequence ATGGCAAAGAAAACGAAGGGAAATAAGGTTCTTGTAACTTTGAAGTGTTCGGAGTGCGGTACGAGAAACTATTACAGATTCAAGAACCGCCAGAAGAAGTATAAGCTTGACTCGAGTAAGTACTGCCCGAAGTGCAGAAAACATACCGAGCACAAAGAATCCAAGTAA
- the secE gene encoding preprotein translocase subunit SecE: MAKAKFWKFLSEVKSEVKKVTWPNREQMISSTGAVLVILIAAGAFLALLDVIFTNAIGSLLNFLTGAI; the protein is encoded by the coding sequence ATGGCCAAGGCAAAGTTTTGGAAGTTTCTTTCCGAAGTAAAGAGTGAAGTTAAGAAGGTGACGTGGCCTAACAGGGAGCAGATGATCTCGTCTACTGGAGCAGTACTCGTCATTCTAATTGCTGCGGGTGCGTTTCTCGCGCTTCTCGATGTTATCTTTACGAATGCGATCGGGTCGCTTTTGAATTTCTTGACAGGCGCTATTTAA